A single region of the Terriglobia bacterium genome encodes:
- a CDS encoding DUF5602 domain-containing protein has protein sequence MKANCVASTTGPWVRLILTVVTVVAIALPVFADSKSKVSGTFYGEPQAVAAGTARSYLTMKEGVPVEIGFELSEEALRSMPPGEKWQPGHEHKMTEYLLPLPAEAETSIVKVLELDWHPGGHEPPGVYDVPHFDFHFYTISLAERNAIDPADPDYMKKAEQVPSPDLLPAGCVTATPVTPIPRMGVHWVYGDAEELHGKPFTKTFIHGSWQGRMVFYEPMIAKAFLESKPDVTVQIAAAKCYEPAGYHPTTYRIRYDDESHTYRVSLGGFAYRGCESRTKTASNSEHDH, from the coding sequence ATGAAAGCGAATTGTGTCGCCAGCACGACAGGGCCTTGGGTTCGGTTGATCCTAACAGTGGTCACCGTGGTAGCGATTGCGCTGCCTGTATTCGCCGATTCCAAATCGAAAGTTTCCGGGACCTTCTACGGAGAACCGCAGGCGGTTGCCGCCGGCACCGCGCGCTCCTATCTCACCATGAAGGAAGGGGTTCCGGTCGAGATAGGTTTTGAGTTAAGCGAAGAAGCTTTGCGGAGTATGCCGCCTGGTGAAAAATGGCAGCCGGGGCACGAGCACAAGATGACCGAATACCTGTTGCCGCTTCCAGCGGAAGCTGAAACTTCAATCGTCAAGGTGCTGGAACTGGACTGGCATCCGGGCGGGCACGAGCCTCCGGGTGTTTATGACGTGCCGCACTTCGATTTTCACTTCTACACGATCAGCCTTGCGGAGCGGAACGCGATCGACCCTGCCGATCCTGACTACATGAAAAAGGCAGAGCAGGTGCCGTCACCGGACCTACTCCCAGCCGGATGCGTGACCGCGACTCCGGTGACGCCAATTCCGCGCATGGGCGTTCACTGGGTGTACGGCGACGCCGAGGAATTACATGGAAAGCCATTCACGAAAACCTTCATTCACGGTTCGTGGCAGGGCCGAATGGTTTTTTACGAGCCGATGATCGCGAAGGCATTTCTGGAAAGCAAGCCGGATGTAACGGTGCAGATTGCCGCGGCGAAGTGTTATGAGCCGGCCGGGTATCATCCGACCACCTACAGGATTCGTTACGACGACGAGAGTCATACGTATCGTGTGTCGCTGGGAGGGTTCGCTTATCGGGGTTGCGAGTCGCGGACTAAAACGGCGTCCAATTCGGAGCATGACCACTAG
- a CDS encoding RHS repeat-associated core domain-containing protein → MLNRKQSRSTGTERDSETGLDYFGARYYGSNMGRFTSPDPLSNSAGCPVLASPGRGCCFYSLIVGLSFFGLPDLQFSACPSGHAPNWTPF, encoded by the coding sequence ATGCTGAATCGAAAACAATCACGTTCTACCGGCACAGAACGCGACTCGGAAACCGGACTGGACTACTTCGGAGCCCGATACTACGGCAGCAACATGGGGCGGTTCACCAGCCCGGATCCACTCTCAAACAGTGCCGGGTGCCCCGTCCTGGCTTCGCCAGGGCGGGGTTGTTGTTTTTACTCTTTGATCGTGGGACTTTCGTTCTTCGGTTTACCCGATCTTCAGTTCTCCGCTTGCCCTAGTGGTCATGCTCCGAATTGGACGCCGTTTTAG
- a CDS encoding radical SAM protein, translated as MRKVSLKQSLRIIARGSRNWLTTRPIVLSFEVTDSCTAYCKHCDHGGPRDESRNMKPADYKRYMKVLRPAVVQISGGEPLMREDVVDIVRNVKNGASIPYIIFVSNWSLMTEEKYLALREAGVDQFSVSLDFPDDRHDQFRGLPGLYDHLSEVVPKLARHGYDDIVLNCCIHSENLPYINALADKAREWGVNICYSSYSAKRTGNKELSPHPNQLVQLNTEFDRINTRRDETNWIVSAPTTLHETRKFFHAGRMGGCKAGHRFLVVRAHGTLQPCSMIFQQYPLNEQARMVKEFTNTNTCDQCYVAIRSNLDKSFPKLLWENVSNYLSFAKS; from the coding sequence ATGCGAAAAGTCTCCCTGAAGCAATCGCTTCGCATCATCGCTCGCGGCTCGCGCAACTGGCTTACAACTCGACCGATCGTCCTCTCCTTCGAGGTCACCGACTCCTGCACCGCCTACTGCAAGCATTGCGACCACGGCGGCCCGCGCGACGAATCGCGCAACATGAAGCCCGCGGACTACAAGCGCTACATGAAGGTGCTGCGGCCGGCTGTCGTCCAGATCTCCGGCGGCGAACCGCTGATGCGCGAAGACGTCGTCGACATAGTACGCAACGTCAAGAACGGCGCCAGCATTCCCTACATCATCTTCGTCTCCAACTGGTCGCTCATGACCGAGGAGAAGTACCTCGCCCTCCGCGAAGCCGGCGTCGACCAGTTCTCCGTCTCCCTCGACTTCCCCGACGATCGCCACGACCAGTTCCGCGGACTTCCCGGACTCTACGACCACCTCAGCGAGGTCGTCCCCAAGCTGGCCAGGCACGGCTACGACGACATCGTCCTCAACTGCTGCATCCACAGCGAGAACCTGCCCTACATCAATGCCCTGGCCGACAAGGCGCGCGAATGGGGCGTCAACATCTGCTACAGCTCCTACTCCGCCAAGCGTACCGGCAACAAGGAACTTTCACCGCACCCCAACCAACTCGTGCAGCTCAACACCGAGTTCGATCGCATCAACACGCGCCGCGACGAAACCAACTGGATCGTCAGCGCGCCCACAACGCTGCACGAAACCCGCAAGTTCTTTCATGCCGGCAGAATGGGCGGTTGCAAGGCGGGACATCGATTCCTGGTAGTCCGCGCACACGGAACGCTGCAACCCTGCTCGATGATCTTCCAGCAGTACCCGCTCAATGAACAGGCGCGAATGGTGAAGGAATTTACGAATACGAATACGTGCGACCAGTGCTACGTCGCAATTCGGTCCAACCTCGACAAGAGCTTCCCGAAGCTTCTCTGGGAGAACGTCAGCAACTACCTGTCCTTCGCTAAATCGTAA
- a CDS encoding copper homeostasis protein CutC yields the protein MSVLLEVCCGSLDDAIEAERGGAQRVELCSCLFLGGLTPSIGSMIEARRRLKIPIIAMVRPRGGGFCYTEAEFAAMQHDARALLDAGADGIVFGILNRDGTIDLARNRILRDLTGRHESVFHRAIDVTPDPFSALEQLISLGFTRVLTSGQQDTVPEGLDLIRRLTEHAAHRITVMPGGGIKPYAIPEVLRVTKCRELHVAAWKPQHDPSCESRPNVTFGGALYPPENRYDVTDREVIAGIVETVASSRP from the coding sequence ATGTCCGTCCTTCTCGAAGTCTGCTGCGGCTCGCTCGACGACGCCATTGAAGCCGAACGCGGCGGAGCGCAACGCGTCGAACTCTGTTCCTGCCTCTTTCTCGGCGGCCTCACACCATCCATCGGCTCGATGATCGAGGCCCGACGTCGCCTGAAGATTCCAATCATCGCCATGGTACGTCCGCGCGGCGGCGGCTTCTGCTACACCGAAGCTGAATTCGCCGCCATGCAGCACGACGCCCGCGCCCTGCTCGACGCCGGCGCCGACGGCATCGTCTTCGGCATCCTCAACCGTGACGGAACCATCGACCTCGCGCGCAACCGCATTCTCCGCGACCTCACCGGGCGGCACGAATCCGTCTTCCACCGCGCCATCGACGTCACGCCCGACCCATTCAGCGCCCTCGAGCAACTCATCTCGCTCGGCTTCACCCGAGTCCTTACCAGCGGCCAGCAGGATACCGTTCCCGAAGGCCTCGATCTCATCCGCCGCCTCACGGAGCACGCCGCCCACCGCATCACGGTGATGCCCGGCGGCGGCATCAAGCCCTACGCAATTCCCGAAGTCCTGCGCGTTACGAAATGTCGCGAACTCCACGTTGCCGCGTGGAAACCCCAACACGATCCCTCCTGCGAATCCCGCCCAAACGTCACCTTCGGCGGCGCACTCTATCCGCCCGAGAATCGCTACGATGTGACCGATCGAGAGGTAATTGCAGGCATCGTGGAGACAGTAGCCAGCAGTAGGCCGTAG